The nucleotide window GTATAAAGTAAAGCAGCAGGTTTACTATTAAACGGCAGAACATACACATGTTCAATTAATAATGCCGCGGGAAAAGCCAAACTTAAAGTAGGAAATCCGAATCTTTGTTCTATACCTAAAGCTATGGGTATAAATATTAACGTTCGCATTGTTTTGGACTGAAACACTAATGCGCTGAAAAGCATCAAAAAAGTAATCAATAAAAACAAAACCCAATAAGGAGTATTATTAGTAATTCCGAGATGATCAAAACCTACATCTACTAAAGTTGCAGGAAGTCCGGTAACATCAAATCCGACTCCAAGAACATAAGCGCCGGCAGAAAATATCATCAAATGCCAAGGAATATCCACATCATTCCAATTAACAATACCAATTTTAGGCAGTAAGGCTAAGATTGCACCGCCGAACGCAACGGTAGTTTGACTGATACCGTGCTGTTTATCAGTTGCCCATAGCACTAAAACAGCTACAAAAATTGCAATTGCTTTATATTCCTGAAAACTCATTTTACCCATTTTGTCGAGTTCCTCTTTCATACGTTGCATTCCACCTTCGATTTGAGGTTTGCGTTCTTCGGGTTTTAAAGGAAAAATTACTTTTGTTCCGATAAGCCAACCTAAGATAATTAGTATTAATGCCAATGGAAAGGCTGCAACAAACCAATCCTGATAACTAAATATTGATGTTCCCAAAGCTCCCGCCATCATTGCGGCCGCAAGAAGGTTTGCTCCGGAACCGGTTAAAAAACCGGAAGCACCTACGTTTATTTGAAATAAATTTTGTAAAACTATGTTTCTGCCGAAATTATTTCTGTTATCGCCGCCGGTTGCGCCGTATATGGCAGCTATAACCATAAAAATAGGTAACAAGATAGCAGCCTTAGCCGTAGTTGCGGAGATAAAAGCCGACAATACTATGTTTATAACTACAAAACAGAGAATTATTGAAGTAGCGGATTTACCGAATTTTACCATCATCCATAGTGCAAAACGTTTGGCTACTTTTGTTTTCACCAACATACTCGCAAGTATAAATGATAAAATATTCAACCACATTACAGGATGACCTAATTGTGCAAAAGCTGTTTTTTCTGTGGTTACATGGCAAAGCACAACAGCTAAGATTACGAATAATGAAGTGAGGTAATTCGGTATAGCTTCTGTTATCCAAAGCACAATGGACGCCGCAAAAATTGCAAGCATTGCGTAATTTATACGTATAAATGCTTCCTGACCAAGTATCTCAAAACGGGCAAGTGCTGTTGTATCCAATCCTTCGGAAGAAATTGTGTTTAAAAAGGGTATATCAACAACCCAGTATATCAAGATAAACACTAACAGCGCCAATGGTCCGCCTACTATTGCCATCCATTTTTCAAATCCCGATTTTTTCATTTTCGGGAGTTGCTCTATTCTATAATTATTCATATCCAGCGGATCGAAATTCGCCGGACGAGTATTGTTGTCATTCATATTTTTCAGTTCTTAATTTATATTTACGATTATTTCCAATTTTTATATGGATTTTTCATCAACATTGAGTTGAAATATTTTACGTCACCGGTAACTTCTTCACCAAGCCAATCAGGTTTTGAAAATTGTTCGTCCTCCGATTTCAATTCCAATTCGGCTACAGTTAAACCTTCATTATCTTTATAAAATTCATCAACTTCAAATGTATGACCGTCAACCGGAACAAGATAACGGGTTTTATCAATTACGCCGGGTTCACATATTTTCAAAAGTTCCTCAACATCACTAACAGGAATTTCCTTTTCCCATTCAAATCTACTTGCTCCGCTATCGTTTCCCATTCCCTTTACGGTAATATAACCTTTATCACCTTTGATACGTACACGAACGGTTCTTTCGGGAACGGAACTGAGATAACCTTGGGTAATGCGTGTTGCTTTAGTTACATAAGGCTTAAAATCTCCTGTAACTAAAAACTTTCTTTCAATTTCTTGTAATGCCATAATATTAATTTTATTCGTTAGCTAATTTTTTTGAACTCATTCCTATAACACGCTTGATTGCCTGTAAGTAATTGATATTTTCAACACTTTCAAGACCAATATCTTTGATTGTTTTTTTGATGTCTTCAATTTCTGTTGACTCCGAATTGATTGTAACAATTTTAGCACCATTAATAAGCACGTTTCCTACTTCACAGATTGTATCATTAACCATATACCCGAACCGTTGTTTATGTACTCTTACGGCAATTAGATCTGGATGATTATTTACCATTTCGATAAATTCATCGTAGGTATAAGATTCTTTTGTAAAATTTGGAGGGACAACCATAAATGCAGTAAAGACTTCCTTTTTAAGGATGTTGGCAGATATAGGAAATTCACCTTTCATCAGCGGATTCCATTGTTCAAGTCCGTCAACCGTTTGTACAAATGTTTTAATATCCATTTTGCCGTCGCGAATCTTGGTATTGTTAATATCGTTTGTACGAGAGATGATATATACCTCATCGCTTGTGCGTTCCCAAACTTTTTCAGGGACAGGAACCGAGAGGCGCGCCATTCTTTTGTGTGCTGCTGTAAAATCCTGTCCAAATGAACGAAATTCAAATCTTGGTTTTGAAATTGCTCCTATTTCAAGTTTTTCTTGTGACATATTATATAAATTTTGATTTTGATTAATTCTGATAATTAAAAATTATGATTTTCTAAATAATTCAAGCATAAAACCGATAAAAAATTTAATTTTTCTATTTTACCGGTTTTATGACTTAATTATTTTTATTATGTATAACACCTTAAAATAAAGGAAAATATACAAACTCGCAAATTATTCTTGAGGAATTTCATCTCCGGTTGCAGGGTTAGCTGTACCCGGAGTTGCCTCTTCAACTAATTTCCAATCACCGCCATCGGGAGTGCGAGCCATAGATTTAGAACCTAAATCTGATAAATTTGTTACATTCCATGGTTCAGGACCTCTTGTAAACACATCACGAGATGTACCGTCTGGCATAAACAACTCAATTTTAACCGATTTCTTAGCAGATAATCCGCTGCCGAAAATCTGATTTGCCGGATGTGTAGGATGAGTTGAAGCAACATCTTCGCTATATAACAACAAATATCCATTGGCAGGAATAACTATATCCTCGGAAGTCCAAATAAGTGTACTACCGTCTTTTTCCATATACATATCTTTTAATGACAGTTCAACATTGCCCTTATTGTAAAGTTCGATAAATTTAAATCCGCCGTTTAATTCATTTAAAACCAAATTAGTATAATCGGGAGTCGGGATAACACCGCCCTCAAGTCCTTCAACTATTTCGGTACCATCAACATTTTGAGCACCGGGAGTAGCTACCGCATGATACCAAACACCATCGGCATTTCTACTATAGGAATTTGGGGCTGTAATTACAAGAGTTGTGAGATTAAAGTCATCAATACTAACGCCACCCGGAGTAAAGAGCTGTACCCTTACTTCTTTTTTCGCAGAAAGCCCGCTGTTGAAAAACAGATTTTCAGGATGTTCCGGATAATCGGCCTTAACATCAACACTATATAACAACAAATATTCACCCGCGTTAACTATTATAGTTTCATCGGCTCTCCAATTTTCCAGACCGTCTTTTTGAATATAAACACCAGTCATTGGAATAGCAATTGTTCCTCCATTGTATAACTCAATAAACTTATCGTTTCCATTAAGTTCATTCAATCTTAATTTTGTATAATCAATAACCAAAGCACCAACTTCATAATCTAATTTTGTAGATTCTACAGTTTTTTCATCACTATTTGCAACAATCCAATAAACAATTTTTGCATTAAGTGCTTGTTCGGGAATTGCTGCAATATATTCTTTATCATTTGAAGAATTAGAACGGTTCATTTCAACAATATTTTCCTGTCCTTCATTTACGGTGTAATACAATTTTGCCGTAAAATCAACAAAAGAAGTAATATCTGCCGTAACAAAAACTTCATCATTATCTGTTATTGTTTCCGGAGAATGTTTGATATTAGTAATTGTTATTCCATCATAAATAGGGTCTTTAACACAGGCAGTAACGCAAATAACTATTGCTAATACTGCGAATAATATTTTTTTCATATATTTTTCTATTTTAAATTAAATAATAAATTAATAATTAGAATGCTACCTGGAATCTGCATGATAACATGTGATAATCAACTCCTGCTTTTCCGTCGGCAGCGACAACCTTTGTATAATCTTTAGTCGGATTTCCATCAGCATCATATCCGACAAATAATTTACCTCTACCGTTTGCATAACGGTCGTTATTATTATATTGATAATTAACAGCAAATTTGAAATTTTTACCGAAATAAACATTAATGCCTGCGGTATAAGCTTCGGCCGAACCGCCATAAACGCCACCTTCAAAATCATTTAAATCGATAAATTCATATCTCAAACATAACTCAATGTCACCCCATTTTCTACCTCCGGATATTTTACTGTACTTTGCTCCGCCTACGTCATAGCTTTGGGTACCTCCGAGCAGCAGATAACCTGCTTGAAAATACCAGCCTTGCATAAGTTTTGTTTCGGTATTATACTGAGAATCTTCTTTAATAAAAACATTATCCCAAATATAAGCACCTTCATATCTTAAACCTTTATAATGACCGGCAAGTTCGACTGTGTACAACAAATCAAATTTAGTATCTCTTATAAGGTCTGTGTCTAAATATTTTTTACGGTTAACAGTAGTGCTGTTACGGGTGCTGAAGCGAGTAGATCCGTAATCGCCGGTACTTACACTTGATTTAGGATTTCTGTAAGAAATTGCTCCACCGATATGTAAACTTGCATCAGACATTTGATATAAGGGACGAACAACTATTTTTCCGGTATATGATAAACCGGAACCGCGACCGTAATCTTTATTGTTATCTTCTACATAAATACGCTCCTCCGAACCTGCAATTTCCTGGAAAGCAATACCTGCCGACGCCCAAAACACAGGAACAGAATATTTTACATTAAGACCAATGAATCTACTTGGGGTTAATGCTTGAACAACCATAGGCCGTTCCATAAATTGCAGGTATCTTGATGTAGTATTACGAGATATCGAAAAATTTTCCTTAAAGTTACCGGCCTGTATTTCAAGATTTTTCACCCCTGTATAGCGAATAATAGCATCTTTTAATTCGAAAACACCATCGGCAGCATCAATATCAATTTCGCCATACCAATCCGGTGTGATCTGAGCCTTAACGGCAAATCTGGCCCTTCTTATAGAAGCGCCGTCACCGATTTTATCAAAATCCGGATTTTCACCGAAGTAACCAGAAAAATCCGCTTGAATACGAGTATCCAACCAGATTCTATATTTATCACCTCTGAATACTAGAATACCGTCTTCTTCAAAAACACTAACAGGTTTTGAAGTAACAGTAATACCATACTGGTCTTTTTGGGTTGTTGCTTCTTGAGCAAAACCGGTCGCAGCAAATATTGTTACAACGACTAAAAAAAGAATAATTCTTTTCATAAATTTTAAATTTTAATTACGTAATAATGTTTATTTAGTGTATATAAAAAAGGCGATGAAAATAATTCGTCGCCTTTATTTTTTATTATTTGATCAACTTTTCAATTAAATCAACTACTCTTTCCGAGTAACCCCATTCGTTGTCATACCAAGAAACGACTTTTGCGTTCCGACCTCCTTCCATAACCATTGTTAACTGTGCATCAAAAATTGATGAATGCGGATTATGAATGATATCACAAGAAACAATAGGATCTTCTGTGTATTGAAGAATTCCTTTCATAGGGCCTTCGGCAGCTTTTTTCATAGCAGCATTTATTTCTTCCTTAGTAACAGGTCTGCTTAATGTTACACTAAGATCTACAACTGAACCTGTAGGAACCGGAACTCTCATTGCTAAGCCATCAAGTTTGCCTTTGAGCTCAGGGATAATTTTACCTACGGCTTTAGCAGCGCCTGTAGTTGTAGGAATAATGGAGACCGCAGCGGAGCGAGCTCTTCTCAAATCGCTGTGAGGAGCATCCAGAATTCTTTGATCATTTGTGTATGCATGAATTGTATTCATCAAACCTACTTCAATACCAAAATTATCTTGAAGAACTTTAGCAATCGGAGCTATACAGTTTGTGGTGCAAGATGCATTGGAAACACATTGGTCGGAATCTCTGAGCGCGTTGTCATTCACTCCAATAACTATCATGTTGTCTATTTCATCTTTAGCGGGTACAGTAAGAAGAACTTTTTTAGCGCCGTTTTTCAGATGGTCGCCGTAACCGCCTTTTTCAGATTCGCGTTTTGTAAATACACCTGTTGATTCAACAACAACATCGGGAGTTTTTGACCATTTGATATTTATCGGTGCCTTTTCCGCATAAACGGGAATCGCTTTTCCGTTTACGATAAGTTCGGTATCTGTATAATCAACAGTTCCATCAAACTTTCCTTGAGTAGAGTCATACTTTAAAAGATGAGCAAGTACTTTAGTACTCGTAAGATCGTTTATGCCAATAATTTCGATATTGCCTCTTTCAAGGGCAATTTTAAAAACGTTTCGACCGATTCTGCCGAAACCGTTAATTCCTACTTTAATAGTTGTCATGATTTTATTTATTTTAAAATTTCAAGTAATTCTACTTCAAAGATTAATATTGAGTTTGCCGGAATTAATCCGGTAATTTCTCTATCTCCGTAACCAAGTTGCGGCGGAATTGTAAATTCATAAATCGAACCAACAGGCATTAATTGTAAACCTTCCGTCCAACCGGAAATAACTTGATTTAAAGCAAATTCAGCGGGCATTCCATGATCTTTTGAACTATCGAAAACCGTACCATCAATTAACCTGCCTGTATATTCCACACGCACAACCTCTTTATCACTACCCGGTTTTTCACCTTTACTTTCTTTAATTACTCTATATTGCAACCCGCTTCGTGTAGTTTTAATTCCGTCTTTTTTGGCGTTTTCACCTAAATATAAAATATTATCTTCGTCTGTTGGTTGTTCCATTGCTTCAAATTGTTGTTGTTCGCTTCTACGTTCTGCCATAAGTTTTTCAAAATGAGCATTCAAAATATCATATGCTTTATCTTGATCTATTTTAGGATTCCCTGCAACATAATCCGAGAAACCCACAGCAAAGAGATCATTATTATAAGTTTCACCAGTACTCGCCATTCCCATCAAAGCATTAGCAGCATAGTCAACTCCGAGAGCATAACTAATACTATCATTGTAATTGGTAATCTTATTGTTTTTTCCTGAATTACAAGACGTAAACAAAACACTTGCTGCGACAGCAACAACTGCCAATAAAAATATTTTCTTCATATTTAATTTTAATTTAATTATTTGCAAAGATAGTTTTAATAATTGACAATTTACAATTGAAGATTAAAATAATTTAGATGTGTTGAAGTAATTCCAAATTTTGAATCATTGTTATCGAGCTATAAATGTGAATTTTAATATCGAAAATCTAAAAAATTAAAGATATTATTTATTCACTCATCATATCATCTAATATCTTAACCATTAACCATTAACAATAAGCGGTTAATTGTTAATGGTTAATTATGAATTATTTCGTATCTTTGCAAGTTATGAAGAAAATTAGAAATTTTTGTATTATCGCTCATATAGATCACGGTAAGAGCACTTTAGCCGATAGGCTTTTGGAGATTACAGGTACAGTTTCAGGAAAGGACCTCCAAAATCAGACTCTCGACGACATGGATTTAGAGCGGGAAAGAGGAATTACTATAAAAAGCCACGCCATTCAGATGAATTATAAGCACAATGGCGAAGAATATATATTAAATCTTATTGACACTCCCGGCCACGTGGACTTTTCCTATGAAGTCAGTCGCTCCATAGCTGCATGCGAAGGCGCACTACTCGTAATAGACGCCACTCAAGGTATTCAAGCCCAAACAATATCAAATCTCTATCAAGCAGTTGACAACGATTTAGTTATTATCCCCATAATGAATAAGATGGACATGGGTAATGCGATGCCTGATGAAGTAGAAGATATGATTATTGATTTAATAGGCTGCAGTCCGGATGATATAATCCGTGCAAGCGGTAAAACCGGTATGGGCATTGAAGAAATTCTCGAAGCTATTATAACCAAAGTACCTCCGCCGGAAGGAGACCCGGATGCTCCATTGCAAATGCTTGTATTTGATTCGGTTTACAATCAATTCCGCGGAATCATTGCTTATTTTAAAATTGTTAACGGAACTATCCGTTCTAACGATTTTGTAAAATTCATGAGTACTAAAAAAGAATATCATGCCGACGAAATCGGAGTATTAAAACTTAAACAGCAACCCGCTAAAAGTTTGAGCGCCGGAAATGTCGGTTATATAATCTCCGGAATTAAAACTTCTTCGGAAGTTAAAGTCGGCGATACGATTACTCATGTCGAAAGACCTTGTGATAAACCGATAGAGGGATTCCAGAATGTTAAGCCAATGCTCTATGCGGGTGTCTATCCCGTTGACGCTGATGATTATGAAGAATTACGTGCTTCTTTGGAAAAATTACAACTCAATGATGCAAGTCTTTATTATGAATTAGAGTCTTCGGCTGCTTTAGGATTCGGCTTTCGCTGCGGATTTCTAGGATTACTTCACATGGAAATAATTCAGGAACGACTTGATCGTGAGTTTGATATTGATGTCATCACTACTGTTCCCAACGTTAATTACAAAGCTTATTTGACAGACGGAAGTACAGTTGAGGTTTATAATCCGTCTGGAATGCCTGAACCGACCAAAATGGATCATATCGAAGAACCATATATTATCGCTGAAATAATTACAACTCCGGAGTTTGTAGGACAAATTATGAAATTATGTCTTGATAAACGCGGAACTATTAAAAATCAGGTTTATCTGACGGAGACACGTATTGAACTTACTTTTGATTTACCTTTAGGTGAAATTATTTTTGATTTTTACGATAAACTTAAAAGCATCTCAAAAGGTTACGCTTCTTTCGATTATCATATTTCAGGTTACAGACCTGCCAAATTAGTTCGTTTGGATATTCTTTTAAACGGTGAAATGGTTGATGCGCTCTCTTCTTTAATTCACGTAGATCACGCATATTCCTTCGGCAGAAGAATTTGTGAAAAGTTGAAAGAATTGATCCCAAGGCAACAGTTTGAAATTGCAATTCAAGCCGCAATCGGTTCAAAAATCATAGCAAGAGAAACTGTTAAAGCTATGAGAAAAGATGTAACCGCCAAATGTTACGGAGGCGATATTACGCGTAAAAGAAAACTGCTTGAAAAACAAAAAGCAGGTAAAAAACGTATGCGTCAAATCGGAAATGTTGAAGTACCGCAATCGGCATTTCTGGCCATACTTAAAGTCGACTAAAATGAAAATATTAGTATTACTTTCTCGCGTTCCTTATCCTATCGAAAAAGGGGATAAACTTAGGGCATATAATTTCATCAGAGAACTTTCCAAGTCTAATGAAATTCATTTGTTCGCAGTTGACGACTGTAATACTAAAGCTGAAAATATAGAACATCTGAAACAATATTGCAAAACAATAACAGTTGTTCCTATTTCAACATTCAGTAAATTCTTTAATGCAATTGTAGCTTTTCTTAAAGGAATACCATTACAAGCAGGATTTTTTTACTCAAAACATATCAATAAGATTTTTAAATCTAAATTGGAAGAGATAAAACCCGATCATATTTTTTGTCAGCTGATTCGCGTAAATGAATATGTTAGGTTTATCGACCTGCCAAAAACCATTGATATTCAAGACACAATGTCTTTGAATTTCGGTCGTAGCGCAAAGCAATTAAAATCGATAAAGAAATACGTTTACAAATTCGAATCGAAACGTTTAAAAAAGTACGAACATAATATTTTTAATATCTACGATAACAAAATCCTTATTTCCGAATCAGACAAGAGAAACTATCCTCACAAAAACCGTGATGAAATAAGAATAATCCCAAATGGCGTTGATTATAATTTCTTTAAACCTGTAGAACATGAGAAGACTGTTGATGTAATTTTTACAGGAAACATGGGTTACATTCCTAATGTTGACGGTTCTATATTTCTTGTCAAAGAAATTTTACCTATTCTAATTAAGGAGAAACCTGAGATAAGAGTTATGATTGCAGGCGCAAATCCGCATTCGGACGTTAAGCACCTCGAATCTAAAAATGTTATTATAACCGGCTGGGTTGAGGATATTCGGAAATGTTATTCGAGTGCAAAAATTTTCATTGCTCCAATGCGTATCGGCACAGGACTTCAAAATAAACTTCTGGAAGCAATGGCAATGCAAATGCCCTGTATTACCACTTCCTTGGCAAATGAATCGCTGAAGGCAAAAAATAATGAGGAAATTCTAATTGCAGATGATAAAACAGGTTTGGCAAAACACATAATCAATCTTTTAAACAATGAAGTTCTGGCAAGTAAAATAGCTTTAAACGGATATGACTTTGTTAAAAGAAATTATGATTGGACAAAAGCAGGAGATGAGTTAAATAATATTATTCAATCAACTAAAAGGAAATAAAAATGATAAAGCCTTCCATTCCAAAAGGAACAAGAGATTTTGCACCTGAAATAATGGTAAAAAGAAATTTTATTTTCGATACTATTAAGCATGTTTTTAATTTATACGGATATATGCCTATTGAAACTCCGGCAATGGAGAATTTATCTACTCTTCTGGGAAAGTACGGCGAAGAAGGCGATAAGCTTATTTTCAGAATATTAAATTCCGGTGATTTTCTTTCGAAAACGGATAAAAATGACTTGGATAATATTAATTCTTTTACAAATAAAATTTCCGAAAAAGGTCTAAGATACGATTTAACAGTTCCTTTCGCAAGATTTGTTGTAATGAATCGTAATGAAATTGTTTTTCCTTTTAAAAGA belongs to Bacteroidales bacterium and includes:
- a CDS encoding DASS family sodium-coupled anion symporter, yielding MNDNNTRPANFDPLDMNNYRIEQLPKMKKSGFEKWMAIVGGPLALLVFILIYWVVDIPFLNTISSEGLDTTALARFEILGQEAFIRINYAMLAIFAASIVLWITEAIPNYLTSLFVILAVVLCHVTTEKTAFAQLGHPVMWLNILSFILASMLVKTKVAKRFALWMMVKFGKSATSIILCFVVINIVLSAFISATTAKAAILLPIFMVIAAIYGATGGDNRNNFGRNIVLQNLFQINVGASGFLTGSGANLLAAAMMAGALGTSIFSYQDWFVAAFPLALILIILGWLIGTKVIFPLKPEERKPQIEGGMQRMKEELDKMGKMSFQEYKAIAIFVAVLVLWATDKQHGISQTTVAFGGAILALLPKIGIVNWNDVDIPWHLMIFSAGAYVLGVGFDVTGLPATLVDVGFDHLGITNNTPYWVLFLLITFLMLFSALVFQSKTMRTLIFIPIALGIEQRFGFPTLSLAFPAALLIEHVYVLPFNSKPAALLYTTNQYSWSDTFKFGITMMVITWIMIIIWGETVLRWLGYTNGLFF
- a CDS encoding CYTH domain-containing protein, with translation MALQEIERKFLVTGDFKPYVTKATRITQGYLSSVPERTVRVRIKGDKGYITVKGMGNDSGASRFEWEKEIPVSDVEELLKICEPGVIDKTRYLVPVDGHTFEVDEFYKDNEGLTVAELELKSEDEQFSKPDWLGEEVTGDVKYFNSMLMKNPYKNWK
- a CDS encoding lamin tail domain-containing protein, whose protein sequence is MKKILFAVLAIVICVTACVKDPIYDGITITNIKHSPETITDNDEVFVTADITSFVDFTAKLYYTVNEGQENIVEMNRSNSSNDKEYIAAIPEQALNAKIVYWIVANSDEKTVESTKLDYEVGALVIDYTKLRLNELNGNDKFIELYNGGTIAIPMTGVYIQKDGLENWRADETIIVNAGEYLLLYSVDVKADYPEHPENLFFNSGLSAKKEVRVQLFTPGGVSIDDFNLTTLVITAPNSYSRNADGVWYHAVATPGAQNVDGTEIVEGLEGGVIPTPDYTNLVLNELNGGFKFIELYNKGNVELSLKDMYMEKDGSTLIWTSEDIVIPANGYLLLYSEDVASTHPTHPANQIFGSGLSAKKSVKIELFMPDGTSRDVFTRGPEPWNVTNLSDLGSKSMARTPDGGDWKLVEEATPGTANPATGDEIPQE
- a CDS encoding OprO/OprP family phosphate-selective porin; the protein is MKRIILFLVVVTIFAATGFAQEATTQKDQYGITVTSKPVSVFEEDGILVFRGDKYRIWLDTRIQADFSGYFGENPDFDKIGDGASIRRARFAVKAQITPDWYGEIDIDAADGVFELKDAIIRYTGVKNLEIQAGNFKENFSISRNTTSRYLQFMERPMVVQALTPSRFIGLNVKYSVPVFWASAGIAFQEIAGSEERIYVEDNNKDYGRGSGLSYTGKIVVRPLYQMSDASLHIGGAISYRNPKSSVSTGDYGSTRFSTRNSTTVNRKKYLDTDLIRDTKFDLLYTVELAGHYKGLRYEGAYIWDNVFIKEDSQYNTETKLMQGWYFQAGYLLLGGTQSYDVGGAKYSKISGGRKWGDIELCLRYEFIDLNDFEGGVYGGSAEAYTAGINVYFGKNFKFAVNYQYNNNDRYANGRGKLFVGYDADGNPTKDYTKVVAADGKAGVDYHMLSCRFQVAF
- the gap gene encoding type I glyceraldehyde-3-phosphate dehydrogenase, producing the protein MTTIKVGINGFGRIGRNVFKIALERGNIEIIGINDLTSTKVLAHLLKYDSTQGKFDGTVDYTDTELIVNGKAIPVYAEKAPINIKWSKTPDVVVESTGVFTKRESEKGGYGDHLKNGAKKVLLTVPAKDEIDNMIVIGVNDNALRDSDQCVSNASCTTNCIAPIAKVLQDNFGIEVGLMNTIHAYTNDQRILDAPHSDLRRARSAAVSIIPTTTGAAKAVGKIIPELKGKLDGLAMRVPVPTGSVVDLSVTLSRPVTKEEINAAMKKAAEGPMKGILQYTEDPIVSCDIIHNPHSSIFDAQLTMVMEGGRNAKVVSWYDNEWGYSERVVDLIEKLIK
- a CDS encoding FKBP-type peptidyl-prolyl cis-trans isomerase, whose protein sequence is MKKIFLLAVVAVAASVLFTSCNSGKNNKITNYNDSISYALGVDYAANALMGMASTGETYNNDLFAVGFSDYVAGNPKIDQDKAYDILNAHFEKLMAERRSEQQQFEAMEQPTDEDNILYLGENAKKDGIKTTRSGLQYRVIKESKGEKPGSDKEVVRVEYTGRLIDGTVFDSSKDHGMPAEFALNQVISGWTEGLQLMPVGSIYEFTIPPQLGYGDREITGLIPANSILIFEVELLEILK
- the lepA gene encoding translation elongation factor 4: MKKIRNFCIIAHIDHGKSTLADRLLEITGTVSGKDLQNQTLDDMDLERERGITIKSHAIQMNYKHNGEEYILNLIDTPGHVDFSYEVSRSIAACEGALLVIDATQGIQAQTISNLYQAVDNDLVIIPIMNKMDMGNAMPDEVEDMIIDLIGCSPDDIIRASGKTGMGIEEILEAIITKVPPPEGDPDAPLQMLVFDSVYNQFRGIIAYFKIVNGTIRSNDFVKFMSTKKEYHADEIGVLKLKQQPAKSLSAGNVGYIISGIKTSSEVKVGDTITHVERPCDKPIEGFQNVKPMLYAGVYPVDADDYEELRASLEKLQLNDASLYYELESSAALGFGFRCGFLGLLHMEIIQERLDREFDIDVITTVPNVNYKAYLTDGSTVEVYNPSGMPEPTKMDHIEEPYIIAEIITTPEFVGQIMKLCLDKRGTIKNQVYLTETRIELTFDLPLGEIIFDFYDKLKSISKGYASFDYHISGYRPAKLVRLDILLNGEMVDALSSLIHVDHAYSFGRRICEKLKELIPRQQFEIAIQAAIGSKIIARETVKAMRKDVTAKCYGGDITRKRKLLEKQKAGKKRMRQIGNVEVPQSAFLAILKVD
- a CDS encoding glycosyltransferase — encoded protein: MKILVLLSRVPYPIEKGDKLRAYNFIRELSKSNEIHLFAVDDCNTKAENIEHLKQYCKTITVVPISTFSKFFNAIVAFLKGIPLQAGFFYSKHINKIFKSKLEEIKPDHIFCQLIRVNEYVRFIDLPKTIDIQDTMSLNFGRSAKQLKSIKKYVYKFESKRLKKYEHNIFNIYDNKILISESDKRNYPHKNRDEIRIIPNGVDYNFFKPVEHEKTVDVIFTGNMGYIPNVDGSIFLVKEILPILIKEKPEIRVMIAGANPHSDVKHLESKNVIITGWVEDIRKCYSSAKIFIAPMRIGTGLQNKLLEAMAMQMPCITTSLANESLKAKNNEEILIADDKTGLAKHIINLLNNEVLASKIALNGYDFVKRNYDWTKAGDELNNIIQSTKRK